From a region of the Cyclopterus lumpus isolate fCycLum1 chromosome 5, fCycLum1.pri, whole genome shotgun sequence genome:
- the LOC117730971 gene encoding translocon-associated protein subunit alpha-like, whose amino-acid sequence MFNFGSKLLLLLLLAFPCGLISIGQVSADSDSAEDIAEDPDAAVDEEEDEEEVLVEQDQMQPLEGEGEDLDEAADKLISSHPDVDTTIIFTTGEEFPADEIVRFLVGFTNKGSQDFTVQSLEASFRYPQDFQFYIQNFTALPLSTVVQPLTQASFEYSFIPAQPMAGRPFGLVILLNYLDTEGNVFQTAIYNQTVTIIELEEGMDGETMFLYIFLVGLVVLMLFGVYQVLETRTKKRISAKIEKGTGGMNDVDISWLPQETLNIMNKASPKASPRKRTNRAAGADQ is encoded by the exons ATGTTCAATTTCGGATCAaaattgctgctgctgcttctcctggCCTTCCCCTGCGGATTAATATCAATCG GCCAAGTCTCTGCAGACTCAGACTCTGCTGAGGACATTGCTGAGGACCCAGATGCTGCAgtagatgaggaggaagatgaagaagaggtgCTCGTTGAGCAGGATCAGATGCAACCCTTG gaaggagaaggagaagactTGGATGAAGCTGCTGATAAACTGATATCTTCTCACCCTGATGTCGACACAACCATCATCTTTACGACAGGAGAAG AGTTTCCTGCCGATGAAATTGTGAGGTTCCTGGTGGGTTTCACCAACAAGGGAAGTCAGGATTTCACCGTCCAGTCATTGGAGGCCTCCTTCCGTTACCCCCAAGACTTCCAGTTCTACATCCAGAAT tTCACAGCCTTGCCTCTGAGCACTGTGGTGCAGCCCCTGACTCAGGCCTCCTTTGAGTACTCCTTCATCCCAGCTCAGCCCATGGCGGGTCGCCCATTTGGTCTCGTTATCCTCCTCAACTATCTTGACACTGAG gGAAACGTGTTTCAGACTGCCATCTACAACCAGACTGTCACCATCATCGAGCTAGAAGAGGGAATGGACGGAGAAAC aatGTTCTTGTACATCTTCCTGGTTGGACTGGTGGTCCTGATGCTCTTTGGGGTGTACCAAGTCCTGGAGACGAGGACG AAAAAGAGAATCTCGGCAAAAATAGAAAAGGGCACTGGTGGAATGAACGATGTGGACATCAGCTGGCTTCCTCAGGAGACTCTCAATATCATGA ACAAGGCTTCCCCGAAAGCATCTCCACGGAAACGGACCAATAGGGCAGCTGGAGCAGATCAATAA